In the Gammaproteobacteria bacterium genome, one interval contains:
- a CDS encoding Cyclic nucleotide-binding domain-containing protein gives MTNLDNEPTERLRVDALLVRLLSQVHLFTGFQRGDLVEILTVIEKELFSAGDYIFYEGDLGESLYILISGEVQVIKGASTTHPVEIARLSPGESFGEMALVEKKPRSASIRALNHCTILKLNGNHLIHLPNVAAKLNFNIAKLLATRLRDSNEIIFGLKDRHSSTHIA, from the coding sequence ATGACGAATTTAGATAATGAACCTACCGAGCGTTTGCGAGTGGATGCCTTACTTGTCCGCCTTCTTTCTCAGGTACATTTATTTACTGGTTTTCAGCGTGGCGACCTTGTAGAAATTCTGACCGTAATAGAAAAAGAGCTATTTTCCGCTGGTGATTATATATTTTATGAAGGCGACCTGGGCGAATCGCTTTATATCCTGATTTCCGGAGAAGTACAGGTAATCAAGGGAGCATCCACCACGCATCCGGTTGAAATTGCCCGACTCTCTCCTGGAGAAAGCTTTGGGGAGATGGCACTGGTGGAAAAAAAGCCACGTTCAGCGTCGATTCGTGCCCTAAATCATTGCACTATTCTTAAACTCAACGGAAACCATTTAATCCATCTACCGAATGTGGCTGCCAAACTTAATTTTAATATTGCCAAACTGTTAGCTACTCGCTTACGCGACTCAAATGAAATTATTTTTGGGTTAAAGGATCGTCATTCATCAACCCATATTGCGTAA
- a CDS encoding putative beta-barrel assembly-enhancing protease (Evidence 3 : Putative function from multiple computational evidences), which translates to MKHFFLSSLVMIIFFGPTVASSPDPRLPTIGESASLYLSPEEERRLGDAFMRDLRRSLTFVDDPVVNDYLRSLGYQIVAASDIPTQNFDFFVVNDQTINAFAGPGGHIGVNIGLILATDSESELAAVIAHEVSHVSQHHLARMVEISEHMSIPSIAALLAAIVIASQNGQAGEAAIVAAAAGTTQIQLDFLRGNEQEADRVGIQSLQRAGFDPRAMVGFFERLHKSSRYYDLGALPEFLRDHPVTESRIADARNRTEQFSYRQRQDSLAYHLIRARLKVRILTSPAQELREMKQALNNGSYRNAAAARYAYALALIANHQPETARVEVERLLAADPERIEYLLAWADIEIASGNTANALTTYRRIQHLYPNNPAVTVNEAQALLQADRPQEARDLLQGFMRDHLLEPSWYKLLARAEGAAGNIPASREAVAQYLYLTGETRTAIQELRKILGLSNVDFYMSSRIDARIKELEEELAAEKERIKKNINLRIGQLELIIAARMV; encoded by the coding sequence GAAGAACGCCGTCTGGGAGATGCCTTCATGCGTGACCTGCGCCGCTCACTGACCTTTGTCGATGATCCCGTCGTGAACGATTACCTGCGATCACTCGGTTATCAAATTGTCGCTGCCAGCGATATACCAACGCAAAATTTTGATTTTTTTGTTGTCAATGATCAAACCATCAACGCTTTTGCCGGCCCTGGTGGCCACATCGGGGTTAATATCGGACTGATCCTTGCAACCGACTCAGAAAGTGAACTGGCAGCGGTCATTGCCCATGAAGTGTCACACGTCAGTCAACATCACCTCGCACGCATGGTAGAGATATCCGAACACATGAGCATTCCCAGTATCGCCGCCTTGCTCGCTGCCATTGTAATTGCGAGCCAAAATGGTCAGGCAGGCGAGGCGGCAATCGTAGCCGCAGCCGCTGGAACTACACAAATTCAACTTGACTTTCTACGCGGCAATGAACAAGAGGCAGATCGAGTAGGTATTCAATCCCTCCAGCGGGCCGGGTTCGATCCACGCGCCATGGTAGGCTTCTTTGAACGGCTACACAAAAGTTCGCGCTATTATGACCTCGGCGCGCTTCCGGAATTTCTCCGTGATCATCCGGTCACCGAGTCACGCATCGCCGACGCCCGTAATCGAACAGAACAATTTTCCTACCGTCAACGTCAAGACTCGCTTGCTTATCATCTCATCCGGGCACGTCTCAAGGTGCGAATTTTGACCTCTCCAGCCCAAGAGTTACGAGAAATGAAACAGGCCCTCAATAATGGTAGCTACCGTAATGCTGCCGCCGCCCGTTATGCTTATGCCCTGGCGCTAATCGCTAATCATCAACCGGAAACGGCGCGTGTTGAAGTCGAGCGATTGCTCGCCGCCGATCCAGAACGCATCGAATATCTCCTTGCTTGGGCAGACATCGAAATTGCAAGCGGTAATACCGCCAATGCCTTGACGACATACCGGCGGATTCAACACCTTTACCCGAACAACCCGGCTGTGACTGTAAACGAGGCACAAGCCCTGCTCCAGGCCGACCGTCCGCAAGAAGCCCGAGATCTGCTTCAAGGATTCATGCGTGATCACTTACTTGAGCCATCTTGGTATAAACTCCTTGCTCGCGCCGAAGGTGCAGCAGGAAATATTCCTGCGTCCCGAGAGGCTGTAGCGCAATATTTATACTTAACGGGTGAGACGCGCACCGCCATTCAGGAATTGCGTAAAATTCTTGGTTTATCTAATGTGGATTTTTATATGAGTTCACGCATTGATGCGCGAATTAAAGAATTAGAGGAAGAATTAGCCGCAGAAAAAGAACGGATTAAAAAGAATATTAACTTGCGTATTGGTCAGCTAGAATTGATAATTGCGGCACGGATGGTCTGA